In Symmachiella dynata, the following are encoded in one genomic region:
- a CDS encoding polyprenol monophosphomannose synthase, which produces MTDDRLLISLCTYNERENLADLITEIHEHAPQADVVVVDDNSPDGTGDLADELAAADSRIHVEHRAGKLGLGSATLAAFEFAMAADYTYLLNMDADFSHHPRYIPELLNCMPQADVTIGSRYVSGGDIVGWGFKRHFMSRGVNLYARLLLGLSTSDNSGAFRCYRVAKLRELDFSAIRATGYAFQEEILYRLRRIGCRFVETPVVFEDRRYGSSKINMGEAFAAVGVIFLLAIDRLRGVPVTRA; this is translated from the coding sequence ATGACCGACGACCGGCTTTTAATTTCATTGTGCACGTATAACGAGCGCGAAAACCTTGCGGATCTCATTACCGAGATTCACGAGCACGCGCCGCAAGCCGACGTGGTCGTGGTGGATGACAACTCGCCCGATGGGACAGGGGATTTGGCTGACGAACTTGCTGCGGCAGATTCCCGCATTCATGTCGAGCATCGCGCCGGGAAACTGGGGCTCGGTTCGGCAACGTTGGCGGCGTTTGAGTTTGCGATGGCTGCCGACTACACCTATCTGCTGAACATGGACGCCGATTTCAGCCATCACCCTCGGTATATTCCCGAACTGCTGAACTGCATGCCGCAGGCGGATGTGACGATTGGATCGCGGTACGTCTCAGGCGGGGACATTGTCGGCTGGGGATTCAAACGGCACTTTATGAGCCGCGGCGTGAATCTGTATGCGCGATTGTTGCTGGGATTGAGCACCAGCGACAATAGCGGCGCGTTTCGCTGTTATCGCGTGGCGAAGTTGCGGGAGTTGGATTTCAGCGCGATTCGCGCGACTGGCTACGCATTTCAGGAAGAGATTCTCTATCGTCTCCGCCGGATCGGTTGCCGGTTTGTGGAGACCCCGGTCGTCTTTGAGGATCGCCGTTATGGAAGTTCGAAAATCAACATGGGCGAAGCCTTCGCCGCAGTGGGTGTGATTTTCCTGTTAGCGATCGACCGGCTGCGCGGCGTGCCGGTTACCCGTGCTTAG
- a CDS encoding MarR family winged helix-turn-helix transcriptional regulator, whose amino-acid sequence MDQQTLPRPISGPSDKDTSDLPSVSSPGTSSELMMTVLQLAEAWRTQLTTDFAKCRLNDARFAVLQAIEEADADGCSQKELARQLRNSESNISTLLDRMVTDGLVERRRSQSDRRKSLIRLTEKGAARLNQARDVYHRSAGDLLADWPLSQCRNLTDQLRQLHGVLDSAGGSPCHNESTMNSLESTRSKLASPLS is encoded by the coding sequence ATGGATCAACAGACCTTACCCAGGCCCATTTCAGGCCCCTCTGACAAAGACACTAGTGACTTGCCGTCCGTGTCGTCTCCCGGCACGTCCAGCGAACTGATGATGACTGTCCTGCAACTCGCCGAAGCCTGGCGAACGCAGTTGACGACGGACTTTGCCAAATGCCGACTCAACGACGCCCGTTTCGCCGTGTTGCAAGCCATTGAAGAGGCGGACGCTGACGGCTGTTCTCAAAAAGAATTGGCCCGACAGTTGCGCAACTCCGAATCGAACATCAGCACCCTGCTGGATCGCATGGTGACCGACGGATTGGTCGAACGCCGCCGGTCACAATCCGATCGCCGCAAAAGCCTGATTCGCCTCACAGAAAAAGGGGCAGCGCGGTTGAATCAGGCACGCGACGTTTACCATCGCTCCGCCGGCGACTTGCTGGCCGACTGGCCGCTGTCCCAATGCCGGAACCTGACCGATCAACTCAGACAACTCCACGGCGTTCTCGATTCCGCCGGCGGGAGTCCCTGCCACAACGAATCGACAATGAACAGTCTAGAATCCACCCGCTCAAAGCTCGCATCGCCACTGTCTTAG
- a CDS encoding TolC family protein, whose protein sequence is MNLNLMPQQSLVPSPETSVSAALHRRYPALLFLLCALTLLPGCSRSFWRQHADRETYRVLAEKMTNEEWWIPRTNLEPDPRSRFYDPYDPDKPPLPPDDPAAFEYMEWVHGMLGYQGWHEFGQTMTVENPQWLENFGVSPEAAACGYEIGYSFEDQFSPPVPVIENMTMGDAIELTYINSRDFQFQLEQLYLTALELTFQRFRYDVQFLGIGGNKPTSDVGYVALGDGDTSLAWDNRIGISKLLPSGGQWAIELANNTLWLFSGDNKSDTASALSFNLVQPLLLGGGRKVALESLTQSERDALYAMRDFARFRKTFFVDIVSGAGGYLQLIGLRQGIFNQETNIRQLEVQIRRLRAVSAERPSNPGEPLEQLPDGIEFPDSVADRIRYDETTKNLFWLETMSEEDRDILLSLSDDPAYQLVIRDLFQRTNGEVTPLDVAQLETELAEAKSTLARNLATYQNRLDTYKIQMGIPTDSVVSIDESLLTQFQLIDPRLTSLQDELEDYLNQWGLIDEEDPPVEDLLLGIRQLLVVQELIRADGVETVLADFNRLEAVWDRRMETMTEEIDRERLTRDVARDRRIFESLVVDLNATANQLQQYLKKLDAGEVTQEYRSQLYEDVNERREKLLTIVQGLSVVQIDIRVELIELAPFDLSMEDAVRLGMQERLDLKNERAFVMDARRRLEVAANRLEAVLDVVVEGDVATRSLFEGNDNPLDFRGRNSSFRAGLAFTAPVVQIQERNFYRASLIEYQRARRAYMQFEDTVKFEIRSDWRDLAANRTAFGLTRQAVRSAAIQYDQAVDATTAPAQAGQSRSSDIGLNLLNSLNAILRAQDSLIGSWVSYETSRLQVNRDMGTMFIDEAGVWDDSVYQERKAARPSFIAPPDNSIPIDIQAPAPVDFDESIELGDELSEKIERLSKHPGLFDNLPPLSPPVEDVSMETKKNAPLEIPAEGNEAGPNFPADNPTGRTRISERP, encoded by the coding sequence ATGAATTTAAACCTAATGCCCCAACAAAGCCTTGTGCCTTCGCCTGAAACATCGGTCAGTGCGGCGCTGCACCGTCGCTACCCGGCCCTGTTGTTTCTGCTCTGCGCACTCACTTTGCTCCCGGGATGTTCGCGCAGTTTTTGGCGGCAGCATGCGGATCGCGAAACCTATCGCGTCTTGGCTGAGAAAATGACCAACGAAGAATGGTGGATTCCGCGCACCAACTTAGAACCCGATCCACGCAGCCGGTTTTACGATCCGTACGATCCTGACAAACCGCCGTTGCCTCCCGACGATCCAGCCGCGTTTGAATACATGGAATGGGTGCACGGTATGTTGGGATACCAAGGTTGGCACGAATTTGGTCAAACGATGACGGTCGAAAACCCGCAATGGTTGGAAAACTTTGGCGTCTCGCCGGAAGCGGCCGCCTGTGGTTATGAAATCGGCTATTCGTTCGAAGACCAATTCTCACCGCCGGTCCCGGTCATCGAAAACATGACGATGGGAGATGCGATCGAGCTGACCTATATCAACAGCCGCGATTTTCAATTCCAACTGGAACAACTGTATCTCACCGCCTTGGAATTGACGTTCCAACGTTTTCGCTACGACGTGCAGTTTCTGGGCATCGGCGGCAACAAGCCGACCAGTGATGTCGGATACGTCGCCTTGGGTGACGGCGACACATCATTGGCTTGGGACAACCGCATCGGCATCAGCAAATTGCTCCCCAGTGGTGGGCAATGGGCGATCGAATTGGCCAATAACACACTGTGGCTGTTCAGCGGCGACAACAAATCGGACACGGCCAGCGCCCTGTCGTTCAACTTGGTACAACCGCTGCTGTTGGGTGGCGGGCGCAAAGTGGCATTGGAAAGCCTGACGCAATCGGAACGCGACGCATTGTATGCCATGCGCGATTTTGCGAGATTCCGCAAAACCTTTTTTGTGGACATCGTCAGCGGCGCCGGCGGGTATCTGCAATTGATCGGTTTACGGCAAGGGATCTTCAACCAAGAAACCAACATCCGCCAACTGGAGGTCCAGATTCGCCGGCTAAGAGCTGTTTCCGCGGAACGCCCCAGTAACCCGGGAGAACCGTTGGAACAACTACCTGACGGGATTGAATTTCCCGATTCTGTGGCGGATCGAATCCGATATGACGAGACGACCAAGAACCTGTTTTGGCTAGAAACGATGTCTGAAGAAGATCGCGATATCCTCTTAAGCTTGAGTGATGATCCTGCGTATCAACTTGTAATCCGCGACCTCTTCCAGCGAACCAATGGAGAGGTCACGCCGTTGGACGTCGCCCAGTTGGAAACGGAATTGGCTGAGGCAAAAAGCACGCTCGCACGCAACCTCGCTACGTACCAAAATCGATTGGACACTTATAAAATCCAAATGGGTATACCGACCGATTCGGTGGTCTCGATCGATGAATCGCTGCTGACACAATTTCAACTCATCGATCCGCGGCTGACGTCTCTCCAAGACGAACTTGAAGATTACTTGAATCAATGGGGGCTAATCGACGAGGAGGATCCCCCGGTGGAGGACCTTCTGTTAGGCATTCGCCAGTTGCTGGTCGTCCAGGAATTGATCCGTGCCGATGGCGTGGAGACCGTATTGGCTGACTTCAATCGCCTAGAGGCGGTTTGGGACCGCCGTATGGAAACGATGACCGAAGAGATCGACCGGGAACGATTGACACGAGACGTCGCACGTGACCGTCGGATTTTTGAATCACTCGTGGTCGACCTCAACGCAACGGCCAACCAGCTTCAGCAATACCTGAAGAAGCTCGACGCCGGTGAGGTGACACAGGAATATCGCAGCCAACTTTACGAGGACGTCAATGAACGACGCGAAAAGTTGCTCACCATTGTCCAAGGTTTGTCGGTCGTCCAAATCGACATCCGTGTGGAGTTGATCGAATTAGCACCGTTTGACCTCTCGATGGAGGATGCGGTCCGCTTGGGAATGCAAGAGCGCCTGGACCTCAAAAACGAACGCGCGTTTGTGATGGACGCACGGCGAAGATTAGAAGTCGCCGCTAACCGTCTGGAAGCGGTCCTGGATGTCGTTGTCGAAGGCGATGTGGCGACCCGATCCTTGTTTGAGGGGAATGACAATCCGCTCGATTTCCGTGGCCGTAACAGCAGCTTCCGCGCCGGACTGGCCTTCACCGCTCCCGTCGTACAAATCCAAGAACGGAACTTTTATCGCGCGTCCTTGATCGAATATCAACGCGCACGGCGGGCCTATATGCAGTTCGAAGACACTGTGAAATTCGAAATCCGCAGTGATTGGCGTGATTTGGCTGCGAATCGAACGGCTTTTGGGCTAACCCGCCAGGCAGTCCGCTCCGCCGCGATTCAGTACGACCAAGCGGTCGACGCCACCACTGCCCCGGCACAAGCTGGCCAGTCGCGTTCGAGCGACATTGGTTTGAACTTGTTGAATTCATTAAACGCCATCCTTCGCGCCCAAGACAGTTTGATTGGCAGTTGGGTCAGCTACGAAACCAGCCGACTGCAAGTCAACCGCGACATGGGCACCATGTTCATTGACGAAGCGGGTGTCTGGGACGATTCCGTCTATCAAGAGCGCAAGGCTGCCCGCCCCTCCTTCATTGCACCGCCGGACAATTCGATTCCCATCGACATCCAGGCCCCTGCGCCGGTCGATTTTGACGAATCGATTGAACTGGGCGACGAACTCAGTGAAAAAATCGAACGGCTGTCGAAGCACCCGGGATTGTTCGACAACCTGCCGCCGTTGAGCCCGCCGGTTGAGGATGTCTCGATGGAGACTAAGAAAAACGCCCCGCTAGAAATCCCCGCCGAAGGCAACGAAGCGGGTCCCAATTTCCCCGCCGATAATCCCACCGGCCGGACAAGGATCAGCGAACGCCCCTAA
- a CDS encoding site-2 protease family protein: MNNSLSPFGWKFSIGTWFSVRVYVSVLFPLAIFYFLWLFGPAMGGMLSGLLFVSVLLHEFGHIFGARITGGFGDEILIWPLGGLAQLSPANNTRGKLIATAAGPAVNLAICLLLAPFVYHSPYLSNAFMPLVAPISRETFEAANMLDNVVLLGFHMNFALLMLNLLPACPLDGGQMLRTTLMASMGNSRGMDWSVKVGFAVALLVLLVAIINNHVLVMSLAFLFFFTAYLDMQRMKMGEYFEDSFMGYDFSQGYTSLERTEEATPQRQPGLIARWRNKRATEKRRRLEIEARENELKVDAILAKLHDKGMESLTEAEKRQLKRASSRYKDKDQSPG; encoded by the coding sequence ATGAATAACTCACTCAGTCCATTCGGTTGGAAATTCAGCATCGGCACGTGGTTTTCGGTCCGCGTGTACGTGAGCGTGTTATTCCCGCTGGCGATTTTCTATTTCTTGTGGCTCTTCGGGCCTGCCATGGGGGGCATGCTTTCGGGCCTGCTGTTCGTGAGCGTGCTGTTGCATGAGTTCGGGCACATTTTTGGGGCGCGAATCACCGGGGGGTTTGGGGACGAGATCTTGATCTGGCCCTTGGGCGGGCTGGCTCAGTTGTCCCCAGCCAACAATACCCGCGGCAAATTGATCGCAACGGCAGCCGGTCCGGCGGTCAACTTGGCGATTTGTTTACTGTTGGCGCCGTTTGTCTACCACTCGCCCTATTTGAGTAACGCGTTCATGCCTTTGGTGGCGCCGATCTCGCGGGAGACTTTCGAAGCTGCAAATATGCTCGACAATGTTGTGTTGTTGGGCTTTCACATGAACTTTGCTTTGTTGATGCTCAACCTGCTGCCCGCTTGTCCGTTGGATGGGGGGCAAATGTTGCGGACGACGCTCATGGCCAGCATGGGCAATTCGCGCGGGATGGATTGGTCGGTTAAGGTCGGCTTCGCGGTCGCGCTGTTGGTGCTTCTGGTCGCCATAATTAACAACCACGTCTTGGTGATGAGTCTCGCGTTCTTGTTCTTTTTCACGGCGTATTTGGATATGCAGCGGATGAAGATGGGCGAGTATTTTGAAGACTCGTTTATGGGTTACGATTTCTCGCAAGGCTATACCAGTCTGGAGCGGACCGAAGAGGCGACGCCGCAACGCCAACCGGGATTGATTGCCCGTTGGCGCAATAAACGCGCCACTGAAAAACGGCGACGCCTTGAAATCGAGGCCCGCGAAAACGAACTGAAGGTCGACGCCATTCTCGCCAAGCTGCACGACAAGGGGATGGAGTCGCTCACCGAAGCCGAAAAACGGCAATTGAAACGCGCCAGTTCCCGCTACAAGGACAAGGACCAAAGCCCAGGTTAG
- a CDS encoding Kelch repeat-containing protein: MTLHYPELPEGITSFGATVCDGAAYLYGGHCGRAHEYYQAGQSNQLRRIALDQPGVWEELPTGPRLQGLALVSHASQLYRIGGFAARNQQGEPNDLWSVTDCARFDLAAGQWEALPALPTPRSSHDAIVVGDQLYVVGGWTLAGEEESSWQTTALVADLTADTFVWRELPTPPFERRALATAAFDGKLYVIGGMQNRGGPTGAVDVFDPATQTWSTGPALDGAADEGFGAAACAVGGSLYVSTVQGHLQRMDLGTNSWSTVQQLPTSRFFHRMLPVGDDRLLIVGGANMDTGRFRQVDVVELAPA, translated from the coding sequence GTGACTCTTCACTATCCGGAGCTCCCAGAAGGCATTACCAGTTTCGGCGCAACCGTCTGCGACGGCGCAGCCTATCTCTACGGCGGGCATTGCGGCCGCGCTCACGAGTATTATCAAGCCGGACAATCCAACCAATTACGCCGCATCGCGTTGGATCAACCGGGCGTCTGGGAAGAGTTACCGACCGGACCGCGGTTGCAAGGCCTGGCGCTGGTGTCGCATGCCAGCCAGCTGTACCGCATTGGCGGATTTGCTGCACGGAATCAACAAGGCGAACCGAACGATCTTTGGTCGGTCACGGATTGCGCCCGATTCGACCTCGCTGCCGGTCAATGGGAAGCGTTGCCTGCCTTGCCCACACCGCGGTCGTCGCACGACGCGATTGTTGTGGGAGATCAACTATACGTCGTCGGCGGTTGGACGCTGGCTGGTGAGGAAGAATCCTCTTGGCAAACCACGGCCTTAGTGGCTGATTTGACCGCGGACACTTTTGTTTGGCGAGAACTTCCCACCCCCCCCTTCGAGCGTCGCGCGCTGGCAACCGCTGCTTTTGACGGCAAGCTGTATGTGATCGGCGGCATGCAAAACCGTGGCGGTCCCACTGGTGCGGTTGACGTGTTTGATCCGGCGACACAAACATGGTCCACCGGCCCCGCGCTCGACGGTGCGGCCGACGAGGGTTTCGGCGCAGCTGCATGCGCCGTGGGCGGTTCGCTGTATGTCAGTACCGTCCAGGGACACCTTCAACGCATGGACTTGGGAACCAACAGTTGGAGCACCGTTCAGCAACTCCCCACTTCGCGATTTTTCCACCGCATGCTGCCAGTGGGCGATGACCGGTTGCTGATTGTCGGCGGAGCGAATATGGATACGGGACGGTTTCGGCAGGTCGATGTTGTTGAACTCGCCCCGGCCTAA